A window of Trichoderma atroviride chromosome 3, complete sequence contains these coding sequences:
- a CDS encoding uncharacterized protein (EggNog:ENOG41~SECRETED:SignalP(1-18)) — translation MQFSSLFKLALFTAAVSADTVSYDTGYDDASRSLTVVSCSDGANGLITRYHWQTQGQIPRFPYIGGVQAVAGWNSPSCGTCWKLTYSGKTIYVLAVDHSAAGFNIGLDAMNALTNGNAVQYGRVDATASQVAVSNCGL, via the exons ATGCAGttctccagcctcttcaagCTTGCTCTCTTCACCGCCGCAGTCTCTGCTGATACCG TCTCGTACGATACCGGCTACGATGACGCTTCTCGCTCCCTGACTGTCGTCTCTTGCTCCGACGGCGCCAACGGCCTCATCACCAGATACCACTGGCAAACCCAGGGCCAGATCCCTCGCTTCCCATACATTGGTGGTGTCCAGGCCGTCGCTGGCTGGAACTCCCCCAGCTGCGGCACCTGCTGGAAGCTCACATACAGCGGCAAGACCATCTACGTCTTGGCTGTTGACCACAGCGCTGCTGGATTCAACATTGGCCTCGACGCCATGAATGCCCTGACCAACGGTAACGCCGTTCAATACGGACGTGTCGACGCCACCGCCTCTCAGGTCGCTGTGAGCAACTGCGGCCTCTAA
- a CDS encoding uncharacterized protein (EggNog:ENOG41): MSAQSILLRNATILVPGPAGGKPVVPLRSHSLLIEGNKIARIATHIDAPSDKTQVIDCTGKIVSPGFIDTHHHVWQTLLKGRHADHSLLEYVPTGNMQSFNYTTEDIFWGELGGCLEALDAGTTTIVDHAHMNYSPAHSTNALAATVSSGIRSHFCYALMNKVTQWEPELTMNTDFLPSWAVEQVEELIKAGPYGNGRVNVGLAFDALFLPTEIVADLYKRVRQAGAKVITTHYVRNAVFGQNSAVDALERHGVLGPDIILSHANQLLDSDAKKLSDVNAAISSTPDTEIQMGLGYPVCFRDDTSAISSLGVDCHSNNGSSIVNQMRLGLQAERGIRNHAILETSKAPRHLSLSVQEVFRLGTIGGAKAIGMQDQLGSLEEGKLADIVIFDGLSPSMICAAEEDPVAAIVLHSSTADIETVIVDGRVVKQQGKLVPVELDMTLSDFKPAKARLEWSDVAKELLQSRQRVIEAGKKSWGGDLEKAVGGVMKAFYVDPKNVI, translated from the exons ATGTCAGCTCAATCTATCCTCTTGCGCAATGCTACCATCTTGGTGCCCGGTCCAGCCGGGGGTAAACCAGTCGTACCGCTTCGAAGCCACTCACTGCTCATCGAGGGAAACAAAATTGCTCGCATCGCGACTCATATAGATGCCCCGTCTGATAAGACGCAGGTGATTGACTGCACCGGCAAGATTGTATCGCCCGGATTCATCGATACGCATCACCATGTGTGGCAGACGCTGCTCAAGGGACGGCATGCGGATCACAGCTTGTTGGAATATGTGCCTACTGGCAATATGCAGTCGTTCAACTATACCACCGAAGACATCTTCTGGGGCGAGCTAGGAGGATGTCTCGAGGCGCTGGATGCGGGAACGACAACGATAGTCGACCACGCTCACATGAACTATTCTCCAGCTCACA GCACAAATGCCCTTGCCGCAACCGTATCATCAGGAATCCGCTCCCACTTTTGCTATGCGCTTATGAACAAGGTAACTCAGTGGGAGCCCGAGCTCACGATGAATACAGATTTCCTACCGAGCTGGGCAGTTGAACAAGTTGAagagctcatcaaggccgGCCCCTACGGCAATGGCCGAGTCAACGTGGGGCTGGCATTTGACGCCTTGTTCCTCCCGACGGAGATTGTTGCCGATCTGTATAAACGGGTTCGTCAAGCTGGAGCAAAAGTTATCACCACACATTACGTGCGTAATGCCGTTTTTG GCCAAAATTCGGCGGTGGATGCACTTGAGAGACATGGAGTTCTTGGCCCAGACATTATCCTCTCGCACGCGAACCAGCTCTTGGACTCGGACGCAAAGAAGCTTAGCGATGTAAACGCCGCCATTTCTTCAACGCCGGATACCGAGATTCAGATGGGCCTCGGCTACCCGGTGTGCTTCCGAGACGACACCAGCGCCATCAGCTCTCTCGGAGTCGACTGCCACAGCAACAATGGATCCAGCATCGTGAACCAGATGCGACTCGGGCTGCAGGCTGAGCGAGGAATCCGAAATCACGCCATTCTTGAGACAAGCAAAGCGCCCAGACATCTCTCCCTGTCCGTGCAAGAAGTCTTTCGGCTCGGTACCATTGGCGGCGCGAAAGCCATCGGCATGCAGGACCAGCTCGGATCTCTCGAAGAAGGCAAACTAGCCGACATTGTCATCTTTGATGGCCTTAGCCCCAGCATGATCtgcgctgctgaagaagaccCCGTGGCAGCAATTGTCCTGCACTCTTCTACCGCGGATATTGAGACCGTCATTGTGGATGGAAGAGTTGTGAAGCAGCAGGGCAAACTCGTGCCCGTTGAGCTAGATATGACACTATCAGATTTCAAGCCTGCCAAGGCGCGATTAGAGTGGTCTGATGTGGCTAAAGAGCTTTTGCAGAGTCGCCAGCGCGTCATTGAAGCAGGTAAAAAGAGCTGGGGAGGCGATTTAGAGAAGGCAGTGGGGGGCGTGATGAAGGCATTTTACGTTGATCCGAAAAATGTGATCTAA
- a CDS encoding uncharacterized protein (EggNog:ENOG41), with protein sequence MASQSAPESVFDHVILLIPHSQLISLPQWLSDAFTILDGGVHEGGMTENKIVVFEDGVYLELIAFVDGLNPQHRAMHPWGKQPDGQIIHWAHTILSREEEGSNKSEEKFRAVQARIEDSQVGIKYLDPEPGFRTMADGSKRIWANAIPNFDDYKGPIHINQQPFWTFDRTPRSLRAPLTPENTSQPSGVVGVAGISLFIKDEQVLDTMVPFYNAIFNNPGVKESPSSNVTRYKWEAAAPAHPEFGQRHFFLYQGTKEAFTEEEMSEANGEVPDIFIKLSLYTKGKAGSVQGTLVKGTLITFDLIPVTSL encoded by the coding sequence ATGGCTTCACAATCTGCCCCAGAATCTGTTTTCGACCATGTTATTCTTTTGATTCCTCATTCGCAACTCATTTCACTTCCGCAATGGCTGTCAGATGCCTTTACTATCCTTGATGGAGGCGTGCATGAGGGCGGCATGACTGAGAACAAGATTGTCGTCTTTGAAGATGGCGTCTATCTCGAGCTGATTGCTTTCGTTGATGGCTTGAACCCTCAACATAGGGCCATGCACCCGTGGGGAAAGCAGCCCGATGGACAAATCATCCACTGGGCCCACACCATTCTAAGTcgcgaagaagagggctcAAACAAATCTGAAGAGAAGTTCCGTGCTGTCCAAGCCAGAATCGAAGACTCTCAGGTTGGAATCAAGTACCTCGATCCAGAACCTGGATTTAGGACAATGGCAGATGGCTCAAAGAGGATATGGGCCAATGCTATACCTAACTTTGACGACTACAAAGGCCCAATTCATATCAACCAACAGCCTTTCTGGACTTTTGATCGGACTCCACGATCTCTCAGAGCTCCTCTTACGCCAGAGAACACGTCTCAGCCATCAGGCGTAGTTGGCGTCGCTGggatttctctcttcatcaaggaTGAACAAGTCTTGGACACCATGGTTCCCTTTTACAACGCCATTTTCAACAACCCTGGTGTTAAAGAGAGCCCATCTAGCAATGTCACACGATACAAGTGGGAAGCTGCGGCACCTGCTCACCCGGAATTTGGCCAAAGGCATTTCTTCCTCTACCAGGGTACCAAGGAAGCTTTTACGGAGGAAGAGATGTCGGAAGCAAATGGGGAGGTGCCTGATATCTTTATCAAGCTGTCTTTATATACTAAGGGAAAGGCGGGCAGTGTTCAAGGAACGCTTGTAAAGGGGACACTGATTACGTTTGACTTGATTCCCGTCACATCTTTGTAG
- a CDS encoding uncharacterized protein (EggNog:ENOG41), with the protein MAARNVIVTGATGRQGRAFVQELLNPSNTNGSTSLTYRVWAVTRDTASPAAARLSGVEKSHGNEIRVVQGDLSDVERLKQIFTEVAAEGGIFGIFVVLPYPGLGNNGGDEERQGKTLVDLAIEFKVEALVYSSTIPPGPDEDNGFDASRLAKREIELYCKSMSDKGLNWSIVQPGFFMENFDGWMGALAVPVLSQGLQKGTEMLLVASEDIGKVAAGIIQNHERYTHKTVTVAGGSYTMDETKNAYKEVMGKTMPSVPAILAWLALKLSAGVQHVIKDTERVHQARVSGGYPTLDEEIELAKTACEMQDFRTWLIKRKEKQS; encoded by the exons ATGGCTGCTCGCAACGTTATTGTGACCGGTGCCACTGGAAGGCAAGGACGGGCATTTGTACAAGAGCTACTGAATCCTTCGAATACCAATGGCTCAACTTCTCTAACATACCGCGTTTGGGCTGTAACGCGGGACACAGCGTCGcccgcagcagctcggctTTCAGGAGTTGAAAAGAGCCATGGAAATGAGATTAGAGTGGTCCAAGGTGATCTCAGCGATGTGGAGAGACTCAAGCAGATTTTCACTGAGGTAGCTGCTGAGGGTGGAATATTCGGCATTTTCGTTGTGCTTCCTTATCCAGGCCTTGGAAACAACGGCGGGGACGAAGAGAGGCAAGGCAAA ACACTTGTAGATCTCGCAATTGAGTTCAAAGTTGAAGCTCTCGTTTATTCAAGCACAATCCCTCCAGGCCCGGATGAGGATAATGGATTTGACGCATCTCGTCTGGCAAAGCGAGAGATTGAGTTGTATTGCAAAAGCATGAGCGACAAGGGTCTCAATTGGAG CATTGTACAACCTGGATTTTTCATGGAGAATTTTGACGGTTGGATGGGAGCGCTGGCCGTACCCGTCCTTTCCCAGGGTTTGCAAAAGGGGACGGAGATGTTACTCGTT GCATCAGAAGATATTGGAAAAGTCGCTGCGGGGATCATCCAG AATCATGAGAGATACACCCACAAGACCGTAACTGTGGCAGGCGGAAGCTATACCATGGATGAGACCAAAAACGCATATAAAGAGGTCATGGGGAAAACAATGCCATCTGTTCCAGCCATTTTGGCATGGCTAGCTCTCAAATTGAGCGCCGGCGTGCAGCATGT AATTAAAGATACAGAGAGAGTTCACCAGGCGAGAGTCAGTGGAGGATACCCGACACTGGATGAAGAGATCGAGTTGGCCAAAACTGCATGCGAGATGCAAGATTTCCGCACGTGGCTCATTAAGCGTAAGGAAAAGCAATCTTGA
- a CDS encoding uncharacterized protein (EggNog:ENOG41~TransMembrane:1 (i12-32o)), producing MATSIKRYRHQDYTVAWVCALPLEMAAAVVMLDERHRDLPAIQNDDNSYILGRIHAHNVVIACLPSGIYGTTSATTAAAHMKYSFRSIRFFLMVGIGGGAPSKKNDIRLGDVVVSKPTMNLGGVIQYDFGKALSGGRFERVGILNKPPPVLLSAISKLQATYMLNPGKLASTISEMTTTRPDETNIFACPGEDQDVLFDQEYVHADSEETCSSCDTRKLVQRPPRNNHGPVIHYGLIASGNQVIKDSRVRDKLAQEYDILCFEMEAAGLMDNFPCLVIRGICDYSDSHKNKQWQNYAAATAAGYAKELLSTVHEHQITDTPPAELDCEHATVSADVNMFLF from the coding sequence ATGGCGACTTCGATAAAGCGCTACCGCCATCAAGATTACACGGTGGCATGGGTCTGTGCCCTCCCGCTGGAAATGGCTGCGGCTGTGGTAATGCTGGATGAGAGACACCGCGACCTACCGGCCATACAGAATGATGACAACTCTTACATTCTAGGTAGAATTCATGCCCACAATGTGGTCATTGCTTGCCTTCCATCCGGTATCTACGGCACGACCTccgcaacaacagcagctgcaCATATGAAATACTCTTTTAGATCGATACGCTTTTTTCTAATGGTCGGCATCGGAGGAGGGGCTCCCAGCAAAAAGAATGATATCCGGCTGGGAGATGTCGTGGTCAGTAAACCAACGATGAACTTAGGAGGCGTTATTCAGTACGATTTCGGCAAAGCACTGAGTGGCGGTCGTTTTGAACGTGTCGGAATACTGAATAAACCGCCGCCTGTTCTTTTATCAGCAATATCTAAGCTGCAGGCAACGTATATGCTAAACCCAGGGAAACTGGCTTCCACAATCTCGGAGATGACAACGACACGGCCAGACGAAACAAATATATTTGCATGTCCTGGTGAGGACCAAGACGTATTGTTCGACCAAGAATATGTTCACGCCGACTCGGAAGAGACTTGCAGTAGCTGTGATACAAGAAAGCTTGTACAGCGACCTCCCCGAAATAATCATGGCCCTGTTATTCATTACGGCCTTATCGCATCCGGAAATCAAGTCATAAAAGACAGTCGGGTCAGAGACAAGCTGGCTCAAGAATACGACATCTTATGCTTCGAAATGGAAGCGGCTGGCTTGATGGACAATTTCCCTTGCTTAGTGATTCGAGGCATATGTGATTACTCGGACTCGCATAAAAACAAGCAGTGGCAGAACTACGCAGCCGCGACAGCAGCTGGTTATGCCAAAGAGCTCTTATCAACCGTTCATGAGCACCAGATTACAGATACTCCGCCAGCAGAGTTGGATTGTGAGCACGCTACTGTTTCTGCTGATGTCAAtatgtttcttttctaa